In Osmia lignaria lignaria isolate PbOS001 chromosome 5, iyOsmLign1, whole genome shotgun sequence, a single genomic region encodes these proteins:
- the LOC117604901 gene encoding antichymotrypsin-2: MIFFIFIVLNIFITTIMAQSCTSPACTNNMHENLSVSCNDFTTDFYKELSATNDKNIVSSPLSIHMILSLLSHGAEAETFDELINGIRYHYKDLIQDAYKSLIAQLNELTTVKLYIANAVCIQNGFELHTEFSAIAAEAYQSEIMSIDFKHSKDAAMKINAWIESKTNDKIVDLVSSDNIDEETKLVLINAIYFNGKWLHMFDKQKTQNREFYVAKDKTKSVPTMFNKSNYNYGKIPKLHAKFIEIPYQNMDIIMTILLPDEVDGLTNLQSNFSWEILKNASRLNREVQLYLPKFKIEFTVDLETILRTLRVNKIFEDNANFNRISNKPLKVSKILHKAIIEVDETGTEAAAATVTNMRFCRMANLPEEFIVDRPFMFIIEHKQTNIPLFIGNVRDIKVTSQKDEL, encoded by the exons atgatatttttcatatttatag ttttaaatatatttattacaacTATAATGGCACAGTCATGTACATCTCCGGCTTGTACAAACAATATGCATGAAAATCTCTCTGTTTCTTGCAATGACTTTACAACAGATTTTTATAAA gaATTATCTGCCactaatgataaaaatattgttagttCACCGCTAAGTATCCACATGATATTATCCTTACTTTCTCATGGAGCAGAAGCTGAAACTTTTGATGAACTGATCAATGGTATTCGTTACCATTATAAGGATTTAATACAAGATGCATATAAATCTTTAATAGCTCAACTGAAT GAGCTGACAACAGTTAAGTTATATATTGCAAATGCGGTATGTATTCAAAATGGATTTGAATTACACACAGAATTTTCAGCAATAGCAGCAGAAGCTTATCAATCTGAAATTATGAGTATAGACTTTAAGCACAGTAAAGATGCAGCTATGAAAATCAACGCGTGGATTGAAtcaaaaacaaatgataaaataGTAGATCTTGTATCTTcag ATAATATCGACGAGGAAACGAAATTGGTACTaataaatgcaatttattttaatgGTAAGTGGTTACATATGTTTGATAAGCAAAAGACACAAAATAGAGAATTCTATGTTGCTAAAGATAAAACAAAATCAGTACCAACAATGTTTAACAAATCCAACTACAATTATGGTAAAATACCAAAATTGCATGCAAAGTTTATTGAAATTCCATACCAG AATATGGATATCATAATGACAATATTATTACCCGACGAAGTAGATGGTCTGACAAATTTGCAAAGTAATTTTTCATGGGAAATACTTAAAAATGCATCTCGATTGAACAGAGAAGTCCAATTATATCttccaaaatttaaaatagaGTTTACTGTAGACTTGGAAACTATTTTACGTACG CTCcgcgtaaataaaatatttgaagataatgcCAATTTCAATCGCATTTCGAATAAACCATTGAAAGTTAGCAAAATTTTGCATAAAGCGATAATAGAAGTTGATGAAACAGGTACCGAAGCTGCAGCCGCAACAG TTACTAATATGAGATTTTGTCGAATGGCAAACTTACCGGAAGAATTCATTGTCGATCGGCCTTTCATGTTTATAATTGAGCATAAACAAACTAATATACCACTTTTCATTGGAAACGTGAGAGATATAAAAGTCACATCTCAAAAAGACGAGTTATAA
- the LOC143305317 gene encoding uncharacterized protein LOC143305317 isoform X2, which produces MGFGVTTRQGSSPPLRELVIRMCAATDEHIFRVYDRHIPWPSCLDHPVPVEEAAEKGEEE; this is translated from the exons ATGGGATTTGGTGTCACAACGCGCCAAGGAAGTAGTCCGCCGCTTCGTGAATTAGTAATCAGGATGTGTGCTGCGACTGACGAACACATTTTTCGTGTATACGACCGTC aCATACCTTGGCCCAGTTGCCTGGACCATCCAGTACCTGTTGAAGAAGCGGCAGAGAAAGGCGAGGAAGAGTGA